Proteins from a single region of Fodinibius sp. Rm-B-1B1-1:
- the hisD gene encoding histidinol dehydrogenase, translating to MKTYTYNQLKTDDLRQLCQRPKMDFQSVFGQVQPIIKKVEQKGDSGINYYSQKFDGVVPDPLVINPQQKKVSLDPEIRQAIDTAFDNICRFHKAQLRKPLKVETMPGVQCKRVTRPIERVGLYVPGGTAILPSTLMMLGIPAMLAGCSTIVIATPPKTDGTIADEILYIAQKVGATHLLKAGGAQAVSGMALGTESVPKVDKILGPGNQYVTAAKMMLQNSEAQIAIDMPAGPSEVLIIADKSANPKYVAADLLSQAEHGEDSQVVLIATPDFDLETCEQEINHQLADLPRQKVAKKAIEQSFVLTVDTLEQAFSFSNQYAPEHLILQCNNPEKWEKNIINAGSVFLGPWTPESAGDYASGTNHTLPTYGYARMFSGVSVDSFLKQITMQQITKEGLQNVGPTVEKLAQLEHLQAHKNAVSIRLNDINSESNT from the coding sequence ATGAAAACTTACACTTATAATCAGCTGAAAACCGATGATTTGAGGCAACTTTGCCAACGTCCAAAAATGGATTTCCAATCCGTTTTTGGACAGGTACAGCCCATCATCAAAAAGGTTGAACAAAAAGGCGATTCTGGTATCAATTATTACAGCCAGAAATTTGATGGAGTTGTTCCAGATCCGCTCGTAATAAATCCACAGCAGAAAAAAGTAAGCTTAGATCCAGAGATAAGACAAGCTATTGATACTGCTTTTGACAATATTTGCCGCTTTCACAAAGCTCAGCTACGGAAACCTTTAAAAGTGGAAACGATGCCGGGTGTACAATGTAAACGGGTAACACGACCTATTGAACGTGTTGGATTATACGTACCCGGAGGCACAGCGATCCTCCCTTCTACCCTGATGATGCTCGGCATACCCGCCATGCTTGCCGGGTGTTCCACTATTGTGATCGCAACCCCTCCCAAGACCGATGGCACAATAGCTGATGAAATTCTATACATAGCTCAAAAAGTTGGTGCTACGCACCTGCTCAAAGCTGGCGGTGCACAGGCCGTTTCCGGAATGGCCCTGGGAACGGAATCAGTACCCAAGGTGGATAAAATTTTGGGGCCCGGCAACCAATATGTAACGGCAGCCAAAATGATGCTTCAAAATAGTGAAGCTCAAATTGCAATTGATATGCCAGCTGGTCCCTCAGAAGTACTGATCATTGCAGACAAATCAGCAAATCCAAAATATGTGGCTGCTGATCTATTGTCCCAGGCTGAACACGGCGAAGACAGCCAAGTTGTGCTGATAGCAACTCCTGATTTTGATCTCGAAACCTGTGAACAGGAAATCAACCACCAACTTGCTGATCTTCCACGACAAAAAGTTGCTAAAAAAGCAATTGAGCAAAGCTTTGTGTTAACAGTTGATACACTCGAACAAGCTTTTTCTTTTTCCAACCAATATGCCCCAGAGCATCTAATTCTGCAATGTAATAATCCTGAAAAGTGGGAGAAAAATATCATCAATGCAGGATCGGTATTTTTAGGACCCTGGACGCCAGAAAGTGCTGGCGATTACGCATCGGGAACCAATCACACACTTCCTACATATGGCTATGCTCGTATGTTCAGCGGCGTTTCGGTCGACTCGTTTTTAAAACAGATTACGATGCAACAAATTACAAAAGAAGGACTGCAAAATGTGGGGCCCACCGTAGAAAAACTTGCACAGCTGGAACATCTTCAGGCTCACAAAAATGCTGTTTCCATCCGACTTAATGACATTAATTCAGAAAGCAACACTTGA
- the hisC gene encoding histidinol-phosphate transaminase, translated as MTRSFELNQLVRPNIQNLTPYHSAREDFEEGLLLDANENSLGAPFTDNQKLHRYPDPNQKQLRQLIADWRGVRPQNIFTGVGSDEGIDLLYRIFCRPGKDRVLTTPPTYGMYKVSASIHDIEVDEVLLDKNFGLRPDAILEAVNPHTKLLFLCSPNNPTGNTFEDKSIQKILKNFGGIVVIDEAYIDFSEQQSWAAKVAQYPNLVVLQTLSKSFGLAGIRLGISYAQEEIINYMMKVKAPYNINKLTAKYAIKGLQSWDTVQFRIDAIKKERKRLKDKLQELKQVNHVYDSEANFLLATFDNAHTVYQQLAEKDIIIRYRGDQPLCDNCLRITVGTPDENEQLISALKALA; from the coding sequence ATGACTCGTTCTTTTGAACTAAACCAACTTGTTCGTCCCAACATACAAAACCTAACCCCCTATCACAGCGCACGTGAAGATTTTGAAGAAGGGCTTCTTCTTGATGCCAATGAAAACAGCCTTGGTGCCCCTTTTACCGATAATCAAAAGCTGCATCGCTATCCCGATCCCAACCAAAAACAACTGCGACAGCTTATTGCAGATTGGCGCGGCGTTCGACCACAAAATATATTCACCGGTGTAGGCAGCGATGAAGGCATTGACTTACTGTACCGAATATTCTGTCGGCCCGGCAAAGATCGCGTTTTAACAACGCCCCCTACCTATGGAATGTACAAAGTATCCGCAAGCATCCATGATATTGAAGTTGATGAAGTGCTACTGGATAAAAACTTTGGGCTACGTCCAGATGCTATTTTAGAAGCGGTAAACCCACATACCAAACTACTCTTTCTCTGCTCACCTAACAATCCTACGGGCAATACTTTTGAGGATAAATCTATACAAAAGATCCTCAAAAACTTTGGCGGAATTGTAGTTATCGATGAGGCTTATATTGATTTCAGCGAGCAGCAAAGTTGGGCAGCAAAAGTCGCCCAATATCCCAATCTTGTGGTCTTGCAAACGCTATCGAAATCATTCGGACTGGCTGGAATCCGACTTGGCATAAGCTATGCGCAAGAAGAAATCATCAATTATATGATGAAGGTAAAAGCACCATACAACATCAACAAACTAACCGCAAAGTATGCTATTAAAGGCTTGCAAAGTTGGGATACGGTGCAGTTTCGAATTGATGCCATCAAAAAGGAACGAAAACGTCTTAAAGACAAGTTGCAAGAACTTAAACAGGTCAACCATGTGTATGACAGTGAAGCGAATTTTCTACTGGCAACGTTTGATAATGCCCACACTGTCTATCAGCAGTTGGCAGAAAAAGATATCATCATTCGATACAGAGGAGATCAACCGCTTTGTGATAATTGTCTACGTATTACAGTGGGCACTCCGGATGAAAATGAACAGTTAATTTCAGCATTAAAGGCATTAGCATAA
- the hisG gene encoding ATP phosphoribosyltransferase, with amino-acid sequence MQRTADSTTSLRIAIQKSGRLTDKTIELLKGIGLRFDDYKRNLLVKCRNFDVELLLIRDDDIPEYVQDGVCDLGFVGANETQEKGADVTVLRGLDYGVCRLSLAAPKDGNIQNVQDFEGKTIATSYPNLTKNFFQDRNINADIVTISGAVEIAPRLEVADAICDLVSTGNTLKANGLRELDTILESETELIRTNKELSPGKKQLIDKFLQRMDGHQQAERSRYIMMNAPEEAVPQIKQIIPSLKSPTVMPLADNGMVAIHTVIPIDEFWIVMEKLKAEGATGIVILPIESMIL; translated from the coding sequence TCTCTACGTATTGCCATTCAAAAATCAGGCCGTTTAACTGATAAAACGATTGAACTTCTTAAAGGTATTGGTCTCCGTTTCGATGATTATAAAAGAAACCTGCTTGTCAAATGTCGTAATTTCGATGTAGAACTGCTTCTCATTCGTGACGATGATATCCCGGAATATGTCCAGGACGGTGTTTGTGACTTAGGATTCGTAGGCGCTAACGAAACCCAAGAAAAAGGGGCTGATGTTACCGTACTGCGTGGACTCGATTATGGTGTATGTCGTTTGTCACTTGCCGCTCCAAAGGATGGTAATATTCAAAATGTTCAGGACTTTGAAGGCAAAACAATTGCTACCAGTTATCCTAACCTGACGAAAAACTTTTTCCAAGACCGAAATATTAATGCCGATATCGTCACGATTTCCGGTGCCGTGGAAATAGCTCCACGCCTTGAAGTTGCCGATGCAATTTGTGACCTGGTATCAACAGGAAATACTCTTAAGGCCAACGGACTTAGGGAGTTGGATACCATCTTAGAATCAGAAACAGAGCTTATCCGAACAAACAAAGAATTATCACCAGGCAAAAAACAGCTGATTGATAAGTTTTTGCAACGAATGGACGGTCATCAACAAGCCGAACGCAGCCGCTATATTATGATGAATGCCCCAGAAGAGGCCGTTCCACAAATCAAGCAGATTATCCCCTCGCTCAAAAGTCCAACTGTGATGCCACTGGCTGATAACGGCATGGTAGCCATCCACACAGTAATACCCATTGATGAGTTTTGGATCGTAATGGAAAAACTTAAAGCTGAAGGGGCCACTGGCATTGTTATCCTTCCCATTGAAAGTATGATATTGTAA